The Citrifermentans bemidjiense Bem genome window below encodes:
- a CDS encoding B12-binding domain-containing radical SAM protein — protein MKLCIIFPPLPFGWTPVAPPILEYLAALTKKADPTIEIQLISGSATPDAFEKLDCDLAAISILTPTAVPGYRIADSLRARGIKVVFGGMHASAMPEEAKEHGDAVVIGEGESCWPQVLKDFRAGTLQPFYRGEQVELSDLPTPLYGSLGGGHQFRIVNTSRGCPFNCTFCSVKPFFGGKIRFRPIEHVVRDVAAIPEKMYINGDENIWWPGTENMQRAIDLFTALRGTGKKWMGFGSLGPVLAPLGSKMLNAARDCGMLTVWVGWDAMTDEGLKAYAANGKIGVDRERAVRTLRDHGIDVSLFYMLGSRDDSLDDFKRSVELADRLGVSMHPSLVVPYPGTELARQYEPHIFKELGWEYYNGSYAVFEHPDPAMTPEAREEQFYESSLELLSLPRVLRHMFKVPLRGFPYAHMLSLMNQLPVRKGMKIAFEKWKASKGEVNLKR, from the coding sequence ATGAAACTTTGCATCATCTTCCCCCCGCTCCCCTTCGGCTGGACCCCGGTGGCCCCCCCGATTCTCGAGTACCTGGCCGCTCTGACCAAGAAGGCGGATCCCACCATCGAGATCCAGTTGATCAGCGGGAGCGCGACGCCGGACGCCTTCGAGAAGCTCGACTGCGACCTGGCGGCGATCAGCATCCTGACTCCTACCGCCGTTCCCGGCTACCGCATCGCGGACTCCCTGAGAGCGCGCGGCATCAAGGTGGTCTTCGGGGGGATGCACGCCTCCGCCATGCCCGAGGAGGCGAAGGAGCACGGCGACGCGGTGGTGATCGGGGAGGGGGAAAGCTGCTGGCCGCAGGTGCTCAAGGACTTCCGCGCCGGGACCCTGCAGCCCTTCTACCGCGGCGAACAGGTCGAGCTCTCCGACCTGCCGACCCCGCTTTACGGCTCCCTCGGGGGAGGGCACCAGTTCCGCATCGTGAACACCTCGCGCGGCTGCCCCTTCAACTGCACCTTCTGCTCGGTGAAGCCGTTCTTCGGAGGGAAGATCCGCTTCCGCCCGATCGAGCACGTGGTGCGCGACGTGGCGGCCATACCCGAGAAGATGTACATAAACGGCGACGAGAACATCTGGTGGCCCGGCACGGAAAACATGCAGCGCGCCATAGACCTCTTCACCGCGCTCAGGGGAACCGGGAAAAAATGGATGGGGTTCGGCAGCCTCGGTCCCGTTTTGGCCCCCCTGGGGTCGAAGATGCTGAACGCAGCGCGGGACTGCGGCATGCTCACCGTCTGGGTGGGGTGGGACGCCATGACCGACGAGGGGCTCAAGGCCTACGCGGCCAACGGCAAGATCGGTGTGGACCGGGAGCGGGCGGTGCGCACGCTCAGGGACCACGGCATCGACGTGTCGCTGTTCTACATGCTTGGCAGCAGGGACGATTCGCTAGACGACTTCAAACGCTCCGTCGAACTCGCGGACCGGCTCGGGGTCTCCATGCACCCTTCGCTGGTGGTTCCCTACCCGGGGACCGAACTCGCCCGTCAGTACGAGCCGCACATCTTCAAGGAACTGGGGTGGGAGTACTACAACGGCTCCTACGCCGTTTTCGAGCACCCGGACCCGGCCATGACCCCTGAGGCCCGCGAGGAGCAGTTCTACGAAAGCTCGCTTGAGCTGTTGAGCCTGCCGCGCGTCCTGCGCCACATGTTCAAGGTGCCGCTGCGCGGCTTCCCCTACGCCCACATGCTCTCCCTCATGAACCAGCTTCCGGTCAGAAAGGGGATGAAGATCGCGTTCGAAAAGTGGAAGGCCAGCAAGGGTGAGGTGAATTTGAAGAGGTAG
- the ccsA gene encoding cytochrome c biogenesis protein CcsA: MKPELICFWLAVALYGVSAFSYIFGLIGKFDKLFLVGLLSALAGFVPHTASIGLRWTASGVEPFITISESITFGVFMAVLLFLIFQLTVKKVAPLGVLVMPISFVLMGWAGTLMKEVATSLNPALQSAWLWVHIVGATSGFASVLIAAGLGLIYLLKQKNSGGIYDRLPELGVLDTQSYRFVAGGFIMYGLMIISGAYWSNTVKGNYWAWDPVEVWSLISWLIYGIYLHLRVTFGWRGSRLAWYSLAALVVMIVSYWGIPFSMETFHSGFRIDHT, encoded by the coding sequence ATGAAACCTGAATTAATCTGTTTTTGGCTCGCTGTAGCTCTGTATGGGGTAAGTGCATTCAGTTACATTTTCGGCCTGATCGGAAAGTTCGACAAGCTCTTCCTGGTCGGGTTGCTGAGCGCCCTGGCCGGGTTCGTCCCGCACACCGCGAGCATCGGTCTGCGCTGGACGGCAAGCGGGGTCGAACCCTTCATCACCATCTCCGAGTCGATCACCTTCGGTGTCTTCATGGCGGTGCTGCTCTTTTTGATTTTTCAGCTGACCGTGAAGAAGGTGGCGCCGCTCGGGGTCCTGGTGATGCCGATCTCCTTCGTGCTCATGGGCTGGGCGGGCACTCTGATGAAGGAGGTTGCGACGTCGCTCAACCCGGCGCTGCAAAGCGCCTGGCTCTGGGTGCACATCGTCGGCGCCACCTCCGGCTTCGCCTCGGTACTGATCGCCGCTGGGCTCGGGCTCATCTACCTGCTGAAGCAGAAGAACTCGGGCGGCATCTATGATCGGCTCCCCGAACTGGGGGTGCTGGATACCCAGAGCTACCGCTTCGTGGCCGGCGGGTTCATCATGTACGGCCTCATGATCATCTCCGGGGCCTACTGGTCCAACACGGTGAAGGGGAACTACTGGGCCTGGGACCCGGTCGAGGTCTGGTCCCTGATCTCCTGGCTCATCTACGGCATCTACCTGCACCTGAGAGTCACCTTCGGCTGGCGCGGTTCCAGGCTCGCCTGGTATTCACTGGCGGCACTGGTAGTGATGATCGTGAGCTACTGGGGCATCCCCTTTTCCATGGAAACCTTCCACTCCGGTTTCCGGATCGACCACACGTAA
- a CDS encoding methyl-accepting chemotaxis protein, whose protein sequence is MGVSIRAKFKIGVFIVCLLVLTLGAVSLVTQSRLNHQLQFLTQEATKLHLVSTLELAAYKSVMPGNDYIITGSSTYKNSFEEQDKRVKAIFAQIDAFPLFEPAERAVIAQVHELYDKTRETTLNIMALPYGDPRLPKMMEEMDYQYAEPLLAQLTALGDQITASYKKNQAEAAGLKRLSQNVLVAVVVAVSLLLAVGGRVLFNSIMRPLRSVGDMLNDIASGRGDLTKRLPVQADDEVGRFCLAFNRFAENLQGTITDISVVSGQLAATAGTLEGASQQIRNTAEHQAEAVEETVTANEKLDAAIRSITCDTEEVVASMVNISSSAGEISATMQDISGKTHHLDAKADQTTEAMLKNLTSFQAVADNVASVTRRAEEVAASALQVSAVAKEINGRSEDQAELARAVKEEAVVVGLAAICKTKDGMGRIRTEVSATIKAMDELVPVSEEVGRVVKIINDISDRTKLLALNASILAAQAGEHGRGFAVVAEEVRLLAQQVTGSTNDIADMVQAIQRLTSSAVTATRRSAAEVDAGVVDSQAAETALRGIILRTEQSLDNALVIARSAKEQTTGIGMVSDAMQHVSTMANEINQNTEQQREISEGIITATGEMRDLIRSMKEMVSVQAEESDKISQSIMETLVSLKTVAGATSEQESASDRIIEIIEEVRRQAIANMTVAKSLDERVSELNDHSHSLSEKVSVFTV, encoded by the coding sequence ATGGGCGTATCAATCAGAGCCAAGTTCAAGATAGGTGTTTTCATCGTTTGCCTGCTGGTCCTCACGCTGGGAGCGGTTTCTCTGGTCACCCAGAGCCGCCTCAACCACCAACTGCAATTCCTCACTCAGGAAGCCACTAAACTTCATCTTGTCTCCACTCTTGAACTAGCAGCCTATAAGTCCGTCATGCCGGGCAATGACTATATCATCACCGGCAGCTCTACCTATAAGAACAGCTTCGAAGAGCAGGACAAGAGGGTCAAAGCGATTTTCGCCCAGATCGACGCCTTCCCGCTGTTTGAACCCGCAGAACGCGCGGTCATTGCGCAGGTTCACGAGCTGTACGATAAAACGCGCGAAACGACGCTGAACATCATGGCGCTGCCGTACGGCGACCCGCGCCTGCCGAAGATGATGGAGGAGATGGACTACCAGTACGCCGAGCCGCTTCTCGCCCAGTTGACGGCGCTGGGTGACCAGATAACCGCGTCCTACAAGAAGAACCAGGCGGAGGCGGCCGGCCTGAAGCGGCTTTCGCAGAACGTGCTGGTGGCGGTTGTGGTCGCGGTCTCCCTGTTGCTGGCCGTGGGGGGGCGGGTTCTTTTCAACAGCATCATGCGGCCGCTGCGCTCGGTGGGGGACATGCTGAACGACATCGCCTCGGGGCGCGGCGATCTGACCAAGCGCCTGCCGGTGCAAGCCGACGACGAGGTAGGAAGGTTCTGCCTTGCCTTCAACCGCTTCGCCGAAAACCTCCAGGGGACCATCACCGACATCTCGGTGGTATCGGGACAACTCGCCGCCACGGCGGGTACGCTTGAGGGGGCGTCGCAACAGATCCGGAACACCGCGGAGCATCAGGCTGAAGCCGTGGAAGAAACGGTGACCGCCAACGAGAAGCTCGACGCGGCCATCCGCAGCATCACCTGTGATACCGAGGAGGTGGTGGCCTCGATGGTCAATATCTCTTCTTCCGCAGGTGAGATCTCGGCGACCATGCAGGACATCTCCGGCAAAACGCATCACCTGGACGCGAAGGCGGATCAGACCACTGAGGCGATGCTGAAAAACCTCACTTCTTTCCAGGCTGTCGCGGACAACGTGGCGTCGGTCACCCGCAGGGCGGAAGAGGTCGCCGCTTCCGCGCTGCAAGTAAGCGCCGTCGCCAAGGAGATCAACGGGAGGTCGGAGGACCAGGCGGAACTGGCGCGGGCGGTCAAGGAGGAGGCGGTGGTGGTGGGGCTTGCCGCCATCTGCAAGACCAAAGACGGGATGGGGCGGATACGCACCGAGGTCAGCGCCACCATCAAGGCGATGGACGAGCTGGTGCCGGTCTCCGAGGAAGTAGGGCGCGTGGTGAAGATCATCAACGACATCAGCGATCGCACCAAGCTCCTCGCGCTCAATGCCAGCATCCTCGCGGCACAAGCGGGCGAGCACGGCCGGGGCTTCGCCGTCGTGGCCGAAGAGGTCAGGCTGTTGGCTCAGCAGGTTACCGGTTCCACCAACGACATCGCGGACATGGTGCAGGCCATTCAGCGCCTCACCAGCTCGGCGGTCACCGCTACACGCCGCAGCGCGGCCGAGGTCGATGCCGGCGTGGTTGACTCTCAAGCGGCGGAGACGGCGCTCAGGGGGATCATTCTGCGCACGGAACAGTCGCTCGACAACGCACTGGTCATCGCCCGCTCCGCCAAGGAGCAGACCACCGGGATCGGCATGGTATCCGACGCGATGCAGCACGTAAGCACCATGGCCAACGAGATCAACCAGAACACGGAGCAGCAGCGCGAGATCTCCGAGGGGATCATCACGGCCACCGGCGAAATGCGCGACCTGATCAGATCGATGAAAGAGATGGTCTCGGTGCAGGCAGAAGAGTCGGACAAGATCTCGCAGTCGATCATGGAGACGCTGGTAAGCCTGAAAACGGTGGCAGGCGCCACGTCCGAGCAGGAGAGCGCATCCGACCGGATCATCGAGATCATCGAAGAGGTAAGACGCCAGGCGATCGCCAACATGACCGTGGCGAAAAGCCTCGACGAAAGGGTCTCGGAATTGAACGACCACTCCCACAGCCTGAGCGAGAAGGTAAGCGTCTTTACCGTCTGA
- a CDS encoding phage neck protein fibritin: MRRLLFALNLSALLLALLVAPALAAPADQAERKLQGAPVSLKHAELMALRNQGGFVPGQWYRIADFRTRWRSYITGIVHEAPVEPLLVQAITSNRLAILAYSERYPNDEIDYLIYDGSLHGEIVNGVEIPSNDRGGIVRRKDINRGIECWFDFRAYTVRLFETAPGSGVYRDYGKGPAYVDRPLLQVDNSSQVVIKKAGIPWRGEDGAVADNMGYGNPEHYLEAANKVQIGMNSFNIKIYGNEVTSALFGECTDDIVCEGSWRNSQMVGFNNTVNFGGTVETSFFMGGTEVAKVSGDVTRSVFLPGVVHATFNGRLTECMVFSGVDSKSYDGDRRGEFIGQSAEAIGAVGDAPKDGKLYVRQNGRWVELVTAAPALRQQNAKGRQ, encoded by the coding sequence ATGAGGCGCTTGCTTTTCGCCCTGAACCTCTCCGCGCTGCTCCTCGCGCTGCTTGTCGCCCCTGCCCTCGCGGCGCCGGCCGATCAGGCCGAGCGGAAACTACAGGGCGCGCCGGTGAGCCTCAAACACGCGGAGCTGATGGCGCTGCGCAACCAGGGTGGCTTCGTCCCCGGCCAGTGGTACCGCATCGCCGACTTCCGTACCCGCTGGCGCTCCTACATCACTGGGATCGTGCACGAGGCGCCGGTGGAACCGCTCCTGGTTCAGGCCATCACTTCGAACCGGCTCGCCATCCTGGCCTACTCCGAGCGCTACCCGAACGACGAGATCGACTACCTCATCTACGACGGTTCGTTGCATGGGGAGATCGTCAACGGGGTCGAGATCCCCTCCAACGACCGCGGCGGCATTGTGCGCAGAAAGGACATCAACCGCGGCATCGAATGCTGGTTCGACTTCCGCGCCTACACCGTGCGCCTGTTCGAGACCGCGCCGGGCAGCGGCGTCTACCGCGATTACGGCAAGGGGCCGGCCTACGTGGACCGGCCGCTTTTGCAGGTCGACAACTCCTCGCAGGTGGTGATCAAGAAGGCCGGCATCCCCTGGAGGGGGGAGGACGGCGCGGTTGCGGATAACATGGGGTACGGCAACCCGGAGCACTACCTTGAAGCCGCCAACAAGGTACAGATCGGGATGAACAGCTTCAACATCAAGATCTACGGCAACGAGGTGACCAGCGCCTTGTTCGGCGAGTGCACCGACGACATCGTCTGCGAGGGTAGCTGGAGAAACAGCCAGATGGTCGGCTTCAACAACACGGTCAATTTCGGCGGCACCGTGGAAACCTCCTTCTTCATGGGGGGGACCGAGGTGGCGAAGGTTTCCGGGGACGTGACCAGGTCGGTTTTCCTTCCCGGCGTGGTGCACGCCACCTTCAACGGCAGGCTGACCGAGTGCATGGTCTTCTCCGGCGTCGACAGCAAGAGCTACGACGGCGACCGGCGCGGCGAGTTCATCGGTCAGAGTGCCGAGGCGATCGGTGCGGTGGGTGACGCACCCAAAGACGGCAAGCTTTACGTACGGCAGAACGGTCGCTGGGTGGAACTGGTAACGGCAGCCCCCGCGCTGCGGCAGCAGAATGCAAAAGGAAGGCAATGA
- a CDS encoding B12-binding domain-containing radical SAM protein has translation MTIKRVALITPPYHSGVVESAGTWLNVGFVYVAGSLRAAGYEVDYYDAMSLWHKWPEIEARIRAFNPDVVATTSFTASIGHALELTALAKEINPDVVTVHGNVHATFCYDEMLKADHDTVDFIVRGEGEVTLVKLLDCLNQGGDPASVPGLSFWRDGAVVTTPKAASIQDLDALPMAWDLVEWPIYTYRAKNNARLAIVSSSRGCMEKCSFCSQQLFWERSWRARSAENFVAELELLRDSYGVEVAMLSDEIPTFDRERWVRILDLMIERKVGVKLLMETRVDDILRDADIMDKYREAGVEHIYVGVEAGDQATLDLFNKNTKVEQSKAAIDIINNADIVSETSFVLGMPDDTPESIAATIELAKHYNPDMAFFLAIAPWPYAELYPELEPYVATKDYRKYNLVEPVIKPKAMTVEELERELGRASQKFYMHKFQKLHDLSPWKQTFMVAVLDILINNSYLAVQMRSMMKEGKQMPPEVQALLKSIKTVRGNAGASDHPHTFAPIP, from the coding sequence ATGACTATAAAAAGGGTCGCACTGATAACGCCGCCGTATCATTCCGGCGTCGTGGAGTCAGCGGGGACCTGGCTCAATGTGGGGTTCGTATACGTTGCCGGGTCGCTGCGCGCAGCCGGCTACGAGGTGGACTACTACGACGCGATGAGCCTTTGGCACAAGTGGCCGGAGATAGAGGCGCGCATCAGGGCCTTCAACCCGGACGTTGTGGCCACCACCTCGTTCACCGCCTCCATAGGGCACGCGCTGGAGCTGACGGCGCTGGCCAAGGAGATCAACCCGGACGTGGTCACGGTGCACGGGAACGTGCACGCCACCTTCTGCTACGACGAGATGCTCAAGGCCGATCACGACACGGTCGACTTCATCGTCCGGGGCGAGGGTGAAGTGACCCTGGTTAAGCTTTTGGACTGCCTGAACCAAGGGGGCGACCCCGCCTCCGTCCCCGGACTTTCCTTCTGGCGCGACGGCGCCGTGGTCACGACGCCGAAGGCGGCGTCCATCCAGGACCTCGACGCGCTCCCCATGGCGTGGGACCTGGTGGAATGGCCCATCTACACCTACCGCGCCAAGAACAACGCCCGCCTGGCGATCGTCTCCTCGTCGCGCGGCTGCATGGAGAAATGCTCCTTCTGCTCGCAGCAGCTCTTCTGGGAACGCTCCTGGCGCGCCCGAAGCGCCGAGAACTTCGTGGCCGAACTGGAGCTTCTGCGCGACAGCTACGGCGTCGAGGTGGCGATGCTCTCCGACGAGATCCCGACCTTCGACCGCGAGCGCTGGGTGCGCATCCTGGACCTGATGATCGAAAGGAAGGTCGGGGTGAAGCTTTTGATGGAAACCCGGGTGGACGACATCCTGCGCGACGCGGACATCATGGACAAGTACCGCGAGGCAGGGGTCGAGCACATCTACGTCGGGGTGGAAGCGGGGGACCAGGCGACGCTGGACCTCTTCAACAAGAACACCAAGGTGGAGCAGTCCAAAGCCGCCATCGACATCATCAACAACGCCGACATCGTCTCCGAGACCTCGTTCGTCCTGGGTATGCCGGACGACACGCCGGAGAGCATCGCGGCGACCATCGAGCTCGCCAAGCATTACAACCCGGACATGGCGTTTTTCCTCGCCATCGCCCCCTGGCCCTACGCCGAGCTCTACCCCGAGCTGGAGCCGTACGTGGCGACCAAGGACTACCGCAAGTACAACCTGGTGGAGCCGGTGATAAAGCCGAAGGCGATGACGGTGGAGGAGCTGGAAAGGGAGCTGGGCCGCGCGAGCCAGAAGTTCTACATGCACAAGTTCCAGAAGCTGCACGACCTCTCCCCCTGGAAGCAGACCTTCATGGTCGCGGTTTTGGACATCCTCATCAACAACTCGTACCTGGCGGTGCAGATGAGGTCGATGATGAAGGAAGGAAAGCAGATGCCGCCCGAGGTGCAGGCGCTTTTGAAAAGCATCAAGACGGTGCGCGGCAATGCCGGTGCCAGCGACCACCCGCACACCTTCGCGCCGATTCCGTAA
- a CDS encoding cytochrome c biogenesis protein ResB encodes MNEINTPTESEAELYPIQPRFHPIHKIPRLIYDFLASAKLAMFLLVAILLCCLVGVTVFRGQRAWDIIFSTLWFNGLLVLLVLNVACCFFGRIWHRRLTLITFGMIMFHLSFVAMFCGVVYNSLYFFEGTMRLTEGETLQNGAAESWEGARFGRFFSPAEIRGETTLIKMHRGYKVGKDDKRAAYEIEVGAPKAKKRDIIYATRNLDCDGFKYLTDREGYSALVVLADRQGRELYGAYLPLQSLKQEDGSYIYSTGTSSAKGSLPFPQGQQKPLYNLQVGFRPFPDQERLGEAFFQLWPYSATAGHQTENPAVVGSAYVGRSMPAGDYGVSVKEMRYWVGMKVRRDPGKPVILGSLWVGLAGMVLTTIGRIRKGSTGVKTA; translated from the coding sequence ATGAACGAAATCAACACCCCCACCGAGTCTGAAGCCGAACTGTACCCGATACAGCCTCGGTTCCACCCGATTCACAAGATCCCGCGCCTCATATACGACTTTCTGGCATCGGCGAAGCTCGCCATGTTCCTGCTGGTTGCCATCCTCTTGTGCTGCCTGGTCGGCGTCACCGTGTTCCGCGGCCAGCGTGCCTGGGACATCATCTTCTCCACCCTTTGGTTCAACGGGCTCCTCGTGCTTTTGGTACTCAACGTCGCCTGCTGCTTCTTCGGCAGGATCTGGCATCGCAGGCTCACGCTGATCACCTTCGGCATGATCATGTTCCACCTCAGTTTCGTGGCCATGTTCTGCGGCGTCGTCTACAACAGCCTCTATTTCTTCGAAGGGACGATGCGGCTCACGGAGGGGGAGACCCTGCAAAATGGCGCCGCCGAGAGCTGGGAAGGAGCACGCTTCGGCCGCTTCTTCTCCCCTGCGGAGATACGGGGGGAGACCACCTTGATCAAGATGCACAGAGGCTACAAGGTGGGCAAGGATGACAAGAGGGCGGCTTACGAGATCGAGGTGGGCGCGCCGAAGGCGAAGAAGCGCGACATCATCTACGCCACCCGCAACCTCGACTGCGACGGCTTCAAGTATCTGACCGACCGCGAGGGATATTCCGCCCTCGTGGTGCTGGCCGACCGGCAGGGGAGAGAACTCTACGGCGCCTACCTCCCTCTGCAGAGCCTGAAGCAGGAGGATGGTTCCTATATCTACTCGACCGGCACCAGCAGCGCCAAGGGAAGCCTGCCGTTTCCGCAGGGTCAGCAAAAGCCGCTGTACAACCTGCAGGTAGGTTTCCGCCCCTTTCCCGACCAGGAGCGGCTGGGGGAGGCTTTCTTCCAGCTTTGGCCCTACAGCGCGACCGCAGGGCATCAAACGGAGAACCCCGCCGTGGTCGGCAGCGCCTATGTCGGGCGCAGCATGCCCGCAGGGGATTACGGGGTCAGCGTCAAGGAGATGCGCTATTGGGTGGGGATGAAGGTACGCCGCGACCCGGGCAAGCCGGTTATTTTGGGGAGCCTGTGGGTAGGGCTCGCCGGCATGGTGCTGACAACCATCGGCAGGATCAGGAAGGGAAGCACCGGAGTTAAAACTGCCTGA
- a CDS encoding LuxE/PaaK family acyltransferase, which produces MSASGSVSHTLTEEILAIIEAGVDADLSDERFNDYCMKLFTLQYETNAIFREFCDVKKVRPGDITRWQDVPMVYNDVFKTHLVASFPLEQSVMACLTGGTTSLTQRGRIFRDEDGKKLVFGANKMMTNSYLFPDFEEGKRCRILILAPSPEMAPSMGMAIGMDQTRKAFGTPDSMFLLGKSGIDIKNLLKALRESEASGVPVALIGATAAYVYFFQACRRRKISFKLPAGSRVCDGGGYRGRFGVVTRDDYYDMVQEILDVPRTHCVNVLGEAETATNLFDDALRRHVKGLPEKKLARPVPPWSRVLAMNIDDLSPLPDGEVGLLAHWDLANVPTVLAVITDNLGYTTDNGKSCEMVGRAKIENGKVSPLPDEERTMGPMGDSAIFRMLETYTNFSIDLKMRLAKDPKVAPSPREEIEARPGSVASCPQVVDEILVSQADKEAAEQRDLALGTFKDQTERPLDWFLAEAEKQKLMDHPAGLKSEKPAPAKKPQ; this is translated from the coding sequence ATGTCAGCATCAGGAAGCGTCAGTCACACTCTGACCGAAGAGATCCTCGCCATCATCGAAGCTGGCGTCGATGCCGATCTCTCCGATGAGAGGTTCAACGACTACTGCATGAAGCTCTTCACCCTGCAGTACGAAACCAACGCCATATTCCGCGAGTTCTGCGACGTGAAGAAGGTCCGCCCGGGGGACATCACCCGTTGGCAGGACGTCCCCATGGTGTACAACGACGTCTTCAAGACCCACCTGGTCGCTTCCTTCCCGCTGGAGCAGTCGGTCATGGCCTGCCTCACCGGGGGTACCACCAGCCTGACCCAGCGCGGCCGCATCTTCCGCGACGAGGACGGCAAGAAGCTCGTCTTCGGCGCCAACAAGATGATGACCAACTCCTACCTCTTCCCCGACTTCGAGGAAGGGAAGCGCTGCCGCATCCTGATCCTAGCCCCCAGCCCCGAGATGGCCCCTTCCATGGGGATGGCCATCGGCATGGACCAGACCCGCAAGGCCTTCGGCACCCCGGACAGCATGTTCCTTCTGGGCAAGAGCGGGATCGACATCAAGAACCTTCTGAAGGCGCTGCGCGAGTCGGAGGCAAGCGGGGTTCCCGTCGCCCTCATCGGCGCCACGGCCGCCTACGTCTACTTCTTCCAGGCCTGCCGCCGCAGAAAGATCAGCTTCAAGCTTCCCGCCGGCAGCCGCGTCTGCGACGGCGGCGGCTATCGCGGCCGTTTCGGCGTGGTCACCCGCGACGATTACTACGACATGGTGCAGGAGATCCTGGACGTCCCGCGCACCCACTGCGTGAACGTGTTGGGCGAGGCCGAGACCGCCACCAACCTCTTCGACGACGCCTTGAGGCGCCACGTGAAGGGGCTCCCCGAAAAAAAGCTGGCCCGCCCGGTACCGCCCTGGTCCCGCGTCCTGGCCATGAACATCGACGACCTCTCGCCGCTTCCCGATGGCGAGGTGGGGCTATTGGCCCACTGGGACCTGGCCAACGTCCCCACCGTTTTGGCCGTCATCACCGACAACCTGGGCTACACCACCGACAACGGCAAAAGCTGCGAGATGGTGGGACGCGCGAAGATCGAGAACGGGAAGGTGTCGCCGCTCCCCGACGAGGAGAGGACCATGGGGCCGATGGGGGACTCCGCCATCTTCCGCATGCTGGAGACCTACACCAACTTCTCCATCGACCTGAAAATGCGGCTCGCCAAGGACCCGAAGGTTGCTCCGAGCCCCCGCGAGGAGATCGAGGCGAGGCCCGGTTCGGTCGCCTCCTGTCCGCAGGTGGTCGACGAGATCCTCGTCTCGCAGGCGGATAAAGAAGCGGCGGAGCAGAGGGATCTTGCTCTCGGGACTTTCAAGGATCAGACCGAACGCCCGCTCGACTGGTTCTTAGCCGAAGCGGAAAAGCAGAAGCTCATGGACCACCCGGCGGGGCTTAAATCAGAGAAGCCGGCCCCGGCGAAGAAGCCGCAGTAG